In a genomic window of Bos mutus isolate GX-2022 chromosome 6, NWIPB_WYAK_1.1, whole genome shotgun sequence:
- the HNRNPDL gene encoding heterogeneous nuclear ribonucleoprotein D-like isoform X1 has translation MEVPPRLSHVPPPLFPSAPATLASRSLSHWRPRPPRQLAPLLPSLAPSSARQGARRAQRHVTAQQPSRLAGGAAIKGGRRRRPDLFRRHFKSSSIQRSAAAAAATRSARQHLPADHSAAMEDMNEYSNIEEFAEGSKINASKNQQDDGKMFIGGLSWDTSKKDLTEYLSRFGEVVDCTIKTDPVTGRSRGFGFVLFKDAASVDKVLELKEHKLDGKLIDPKRAKALKGKEPPKKVFVGGLSPDTSEEQIKEYFGAFGEIENIELPMDTKTNERRGFCFITYTDEEPVKKLLESRYHQIGSGKCEIKVAQPKEVYRQQQQQQKGGRGAAAGGRGGTRGRGRGQGQNWNQGFNNYYDQGYGNYNSAYGGDQNYSGYGGYDYTGYNYGNYGYGQGYADYSGQQSTYGKASRGGGNHQNNYQPY, from the exons ATGGAGGTCCCGCCCCGACTCTCCCATGTGCCGCCGCCATTGTTCCCCTCCGCTCCCGCTACTTTAGCCTCCCGCAGCCTCTCCCATTGGCGGCCGCGGCCGCCGCGGCAGCTCGCCCCGCTCCTCCCTTCGCTCGCTCCCAGCTCCGCCCGGCAGGGGGCGCGCCGGGCCCAGCGCCACGTCACCGCCCAGCAGCCCTCCCGATTGGCGGGCGGGGCGGCTATAAAGGGAGGGCGCAGGCGGCGCCCGGATCTCTTCCGCCGCCATTTTAAATCCAGCTCCATACAACGctccgccgccgctgctgccgcGACTCGGTCTGCGCGCCAGCACCTTCCGGCCGACCACTCCGCCGCTATGGAAGACATGAACGAGTACAGCAACATAGAGGAGTTCGCCGAGGGATCCAAGATCAACGCGAGCAAGAACCAGCAGGATGACGG TAAAATGTTTATTGGAGGCTTGAGCTGGGATACAAGCAAGAAAGATCTGACTGAATATTTGTCTCGATTTGGGGAAGTTGTGGACTGCACGATTAAAACAGATCCTGTTACTGGAAGATCACGAGGATTTGGATTTGTGCTTTTCAAGGATGCTGCTAGTGTTGATAAG GTTTTGGAACTGAAAGAACACAAACTGGATGGCAAATTGATAGACCCTAAAAGGGCCAAAGCTTTAAAGGGGAAGGAACCCCCAAAAAAGGTTTTCGTGGGTGGATTGAGCCCAGATACTTCGGAGgaacaaattaaagaatattttggaGCCTTTGGAGAG ATTGAAAATATTGAACTTCctatggatacaaaaacaaatgaaagaagagGATTTTGCTTTATTACATATACAGATGAGGAGCCAGTAAAGAAATTGTTAGAAAGCAGATACCATCAAATTGGTTCTGGGAAG TGTGAAATCAAAGTTGCACAACCCAAAGAGGTATATagacagcaacagcagcaacaaaagggAGGAAGAGGTGCAGCAGCTGGTGGGCGAGGTGGTACTAGGGGTCGAGGCCGAG GTCAGGGCCAAAACTGGAACCAAGGATTTAATAACTATTATGATCAAGGATATGGAAATTACAATAGTGCCTATGGTGGTGATCAAAACTATAGTGGCTATGGCGGCTATGATTATACTGGGTATAACTATGGGAACTATGGATATGGACAGGGATATGCAGACTACAGTg GCCAACAGAGCACTTACGGCAAGGCATCCCGAGGGGGTGGCAATCACCAAAACAATTACCAGCCGTATTAA
- the HNRNPDL gene encoding heterogeneous nuclear ribonucleoprotein D-like isoform X2, with the protein MEVPPRLSHVPPPLFPSAPATLASRSLSHWRPRPPRQLAPLLPSLAPSSARQGARRAQRHVTAQQPSRLAGGAAIKGGRRRRPDLFRRHFKSSSIQRSAAAAAATRSARQHLPADHSAAMEDMNEYSNIEEFAEGSKINASKNQQDDGKMFIGGLSWDTSKKDLTEYLSRFGEVVDCTIKTDPVTGRSRGFGFVLFKDAASVDKIENIELPMDTKTNERRGFCFITYTDEEPVKKLLESRYHQIGSGKCEIKVAQPKEVYRQQQQQQKGGRGAAAGGRGGTRGRGRGQGQNWNQGFNNYYDQGYGNYNSAYGGDQNYSGYGGYDYTGYNYGNYGYGQGYADYSGQQSTYGKASRGGGNHQNNYQPY; encoded by the exons ATGGAGGTCCCGCCCCGACTCTCCCATGTGCCGCCGCCATTGTTCCCCTCCGCTCCCGCTACTTTAGCCTCCCGCAGCCTCTCCCATTGGCGGCCGCGGCCGCCGCGGCAGCTCGCCCCGCTCCTCCCTTCGCTCGCTCCCAGCTCCGCCCGGCAGGGGGCGCGCCGGGCCCAGCGCCACGTCACCGCCCAGCAGCCCTCCCGATTGGCGGGCGGGGCGGCTATAAAGGGAGGGCGCAGGCGGCGCCCGGATCTCTTCCGCCGCCATTTTAAATCCAGCTCCATACAACGctccgccgccgctgctgccgcGACTCGGTCTGCGCGCCAGCACCTTCCGGCCGACCACTCCGCCGCTATGGAAGACATGAACGAGTACAGCAACATAGAGGAGTTCGCCGAGGGATCCAAGATCAACGCGAGCAAGAACCAGCAGGATGACGG TAAAATGTTTATTGGAGGCTTGAGCTGGGATACAAGCAAGAAAGATCTGACTGAATATTTGTCTCGATTTGGGGAAGTTGTGGACTGCACGATTAAAACAGATCCTGTTACTGGAAGATCACGAGGATTTGGATTTGTGCTTTTCAAGGATGCTGCTAGTGTTGATAAG ATTGAAAATATTGAACTTCctatggatacaaaaacaaatgaaagaagagGATTTTGCTTTATTACATATACAGATGAGGAGCCAGTAAAGAAATTGTTAGAAAGCAGATACCATCAAATTGGTTCTGGGAAG TGTGAAATCAAAGTTGCACAACCCAAAGAGGTATATagacagcaacagcagcaacaaaagggAGGAAGAGGTGCAGCAGCTGGTGGGCGAGGTGGTACTAGGGGTCGAGGCCGAG GTCAGGGCCAAAACTGGAACCAAGGATTTAATAACTATTATGATCAAGGATATGGAAATTACAATAGTGCCTATGGTGGTGATCAAAACTATAGTGGCTATGGCGGCTATGATTATACTGGGTATAACTATGGGAACTATGGATATGGACAGGGATATGCAGACTACAGTg GCCAACAGAGCACTTACGGCAAGGCATCCCGAGGGGGTGGCAATCACCAAAACAATTACCAGCCGTATTAA
- the HNRNPDL gene encoding heterogeneous nuclear ribonucleoprotein D-like isoform X3 has translation MEVPPRLSHVPPPLFPSAPATLASRSLSHWRPRPPRQLAPLLPSLAPSSARQGARRAQRHVTAQQPSRLAGGAAIKGGRRRRPDLFRRHFKSSSIQRSAAAAAATRSARQHLPADHSAAMEDMNEYSNIEEFAEGSKINASKNQQDDGKMFIGGLSWDTSKKDLTEYLSRFGEVVDCTIKTDPVTGRSRGFGFVLFKDAASVDKVLELKEHKLDGKLIDPKRAKALKGKEPPKKVFVGGLSPDTSEEQIKEYFGAFGEIENIELPMDTKTNERRGFCFITYTDEEPVKKLLESRYHQIGSGKCEIKVAQPKEVYRQQQQQQKGGRGAAAGGRGGTRGRGRGQQSTYGKASRGGGNHQNNYQPY, from the exons ATGGAGGTCCCGCCCCGACTCTCCCATGTGCCGCCGCCATTGTTCCCCTCCGCTCCCGCTACTTTAGCCTCCCGCAGCCTCTCCCATTGGCGGCCGCGGCCGCCGCGGCAGCTCGCCCCGCTCCTCCCTTCGCTCGCTCCCAGCTCCGCCCGGCAGGGGGCGCGCCGGGCCCAGCGCCACGTCACCGCCCAGCAGCCCTCCCGATTGGCGGGCGGGGCGGCTATAAAGGGAGGGCGCAGGCGGCGCCCGGATCTCTTCCGCCGCCATTTTAAATCCAGCTCCATACAACGctccgccgccgctgctgccgcGACTCGGTCTGCGCGCCAGCACCTTCCGGCCGACCACTCCGCCGCTATGGAAGACATGAACGAGTACAGCAACATAGAGGAGTTCGCCGAGGGATCCAAGATCAACGCGAGCAAGAACCAGCAGGATGACGG TAAAATGTTTATTGGAGGCTTGAGCTGGGATACAAGCAAGAAAGATCTGACTGAATATTTGTCTCGATTTGGGGAAGTTGTGGACTGCACGATTAAAACAGATCCTGTTACTGGAAGATCACGAGGATTTGGATTTGTGCTTTTCAAGGATGCTGCTAGTGTTGATAAG GTTTTGGAACTGAAAGAACACAAACTGGATGGCAAATTGATAGACCCTAAAAGGGCCAAAGCTTTAAAGGGGAAGGAACCCCCAAAAAAGGTTTTCGTGGGTGGATTGAGCCCAGATACTTCGGAGgaacaaattaaagaatattttggaGCCTTTGGAGAG ATTGAAAATATTGAACTTCctatggatacaaaaacaaatgaaagaagagGATTTTGCTTTATTACATATACAGATGAGGAGCCAGTAAAGAAATTGTTAGAAAGCAGATACCATCAAATTGGTTCTGGGAAG TGTGAAATCAAAGTTGCACAACCCAAAGAGGTATATagacagcaacagcagcaacaaaagggAGGAAGAGGTGCAGCAGCTGGTGGGCGAGGTGGTACTAGGGGTCGAGGCCGAG GCCAACAGAGCACTTACGGCAAGGCATCCCGAGGGGGTGGCAATCACCAAAACAATTACCAGCCGTATTAA